A region of Ignatzschineria larvae DSM 13226 DNA encodes the following proteins:
- the rplW gene encoding 50S ribosomal protein L23 has translation MSLSVKERLMKVIIAPHASEKTARQEELNGEVTFRVLKDANKKEIADAVELLFNRKVAKVTVLNQKGKRKSFGRHMGVKQDWKKAYVTLADGEDEIDFLGDM, from the coding sequence ATGAGTCTAAGTGTTAAAGAAAGATTAATGAAAGTGATCATTGCTCCTCATGCGTCTGAAAAAACAGCACGCCAAGAAGAGCTTAATGGTGAAGTAACTTTTCGTGTATTGAAAGATGCGAATAAGAAAGAGATTGCTGATGCAGTTGAATTATTATTCAATCGTAAAGTCGCGAAAGTAACTGTGCTTAATCAAAAAGGTAAGCGCAAATCATTTGGTCGTCATATGGGTGTCAAGCAAGATTGGAAGAAAGCTTACGTTACTCTTGCTGACGGGGAAGATGAAATTGATTTTTTAGGTGATATGTAA
- the rplB gene encoding 50S ribosomal protein L2: MSIKKAKPTSPGRRGLIQVVTPGLHKGKPYAPLLVSQHSTGGRNNDGRITSRHRGGGHKQHYRLIDFKRDKENIPAKVERIEYDPNRTAHIALLCYVDGERRYIIAPQKVEVGDVLFAGSNAPIKAGNALPLRNIPIGTTIHCVEMKPGKGAQLARSAGASVQLIAKEGAYSTLRLRSGEIRKVLSDCKATIGTVSNGEHSLRVLGKAGAKRWLGVRPQTRGAAMNPVDHPHGGGEGRSSGGRHPVTPWGQPTKGYKTRTNKRTSKYIVRRRTK; encoded by the coding sequence ATGAGTATAAAAAAAGCAAAACCAACTTCACCGGGCCGTCGCGGGTTAATTCAAGTTGTTACTCCAGGTTTGCATAAAGGTAAACCTTATGCACCACTTTTAGTAAGTCAGCACAGTACTGGTGGTCGTAATAATGATGGTAGAATTACCTCTCGTCATCGCGGTGGTGGTCATAAGCAACATTATCGTTTAATTGACTTTAAACGTGATAAAGAGAATATCCCAGCGAAAGTTGAGCGTATCGAATACGATCCAAATCGTACTGCGCATATTGCATTACTTTGTTATGTGGATGGTGAGCGCCGTTATATCATTGCGCCACAAAAAGTAGAAGTAGGCGATGTGTTGTTTGCAGGTTCAAATGCACCTATCAAAGCAGGTAACGCTCTTCCTCTTCGCAATATTCCGATAGGTACTACTATTCACTGTGTAGAAATGAAGCCAGGTAAAGGCGCGCAACTTGCACGTTCTGCTGGTGCATCTGTACAGTTAATTGCAAAAGAAGGCGCATATTCAACATTACGTCTTCGTTCAGGTGAGATTCGTAAAGTTCTCTCTGATTGTAAAGCGACAATTGGTACAGTGAGTAATGGTGAGCATAGCCTTCGCGTGCTTGGTAAAGCCGGTGCAAAACGTTGGTTAGGTGTTCGTCCACAAACTCGTGGTGCGGCGATGAACCCGGTAGATCACCCACATGGTGGTGGTGAAGGTCGTTCATCAGGTGGTAGACATCCTGTAACGCCTTGGGGACAACCTACTAAAGGTTATAAAACACGTACTAATAAGCGCACAAGCAAATATATTGTCCGCCGTCGTACTAAATAA
- the rpsS gene encoding 30S ribosomal protein S19 — MPRSIKKGPFIDHHLQKKVDEAVASNNRRPIKTWSRRSMILPEMIGLTIAVHNGKIHVPILITENMIGHKLGEFALTRTYRGHAADKKAR; from the coding sequence ATGCCACGTTCTATAAAGAAAGGTCCATTTATCGATCATCATCTACAAAAGAAAGTAGATGAAGCAGTAGCGTCAAATAACCGTCGTCCTATCAAGACTTGGTCACGTCGCTCAATGATCCTTCCGGAAATGATTGGACTTACAATTGCTGTTCACAACGGTAAAATTCATGTGCCGATTTTAATTACAGAAAACATGATTGGTCATAAGTTAGGTGAGTTTGCACTTACCCGTACTTATCGCGGTCATGCTGCAGATAAAAAAGCACGTTAA
- the rplV gene encoding 50S ribosomal protein L22 yields the protein MESRAIHRNARISPQKARLVADQVRGLPVDRALTLLQFSDKKAAGLIRKVLISSMDNAENNFGADIDTLFVKTIMVDEGPLLKRMRARAKGRGDRILKKTSHITVVVAEA from the coding sequence ATGGAAAGCAGAGCAATACATCGCAATGCGCGAATTTCTCCTCAGAAAGCGCGCTTAGTTGCAGATCAGGTACGTGGGTTACCTGTTGATCGTGCACTTACTTTATTACAATTCAGTGATAAGAAAGCTGCAGGTTTAATTCGTAAAGTATTAATTTCATCAATGGATAATGCTGAGAATAACTTTGGAGCAGACATCGATACCCTATTTGTGAAAACAATTATGGTTGATGAGGGTCCTCTTCTTAAGAGAATGCGCGCACGTGCTAAAGGCCGTGGTGACCGTATCCTCAAGAAGACCAGTCATATCACTGTAGTCGTTGCTGAAGCTTAA
- the rpsC gene encoding 30S ribosomal protein S3, which translates to MGQKVNPTGIRLGISKDWNSRWYADSKAFPEFVESDFRVREYLRKKLAGAAVSKIHISRPSKSAQVVIHTARPGVVIGKKGEDIEVLRKELSKIMGCPVHVLIQEIRKPELDAYLVAEGIAQQLERRVMFRRAMRRAVTNTMRLGAEGIRVNVSGRLNGAEIARAEWYREGRVPLHTFRADIDYGTAEALTTYGILGVKVWIYKGEVFDYLAVEQEEAAPKKRNRRRKGE; encoded by the coding sequence ATGGGTCAAAAAGTAAATCCAACCGGTATACGCTTAGGGATCTCAAAAGACTGGAATTCGCGTTGGTACGCGGATTCTAAAGCCTTCCCTGAGTTCGTTGAATCTGACTTTAGAGTTAGAGAATATTTGAGAAAGAAATTAGCAGGGGCTGCAGTTTCTAAAATTCATATCAGCCGTCCATCAAAGTCTGCACAAGTTGTTATTCATACAGCTAGACCTGGTGTTGTGATTGGTAAGAAAGGTGAAGATATTGAAGTACTTCGTAAAGAACTTTCTAAAATCATGGGTTGTCCTGTACATGTTCTTATCCAAGAGATCAGAAAGCCGGAATTAGATGCATATCTTGTCGCTGAAGGTATCGCACAACAATTAGAGCGTCGTGTGATGTTTAGACGTGCTATGCGCCGAGCTGTAACAAATACTATGCGTTTAGGTGCTGAAGGGATTCGTGTTAATGTATCAGGTCGTTTAAACGGTGCTGAAATTGCACGTGCAGAGTGGTATCGTGAAGGTCGTGTGCCATTGCATACATTCCGTGCGGATATCGACTACGGAACAGCTGAAGCATTAACAACTTATGGTATCTTAGGGGTTAAAGTCTGGATCTACAAAGGTGAAGTGTTTGATTACCTTGCAGTGGAGCAGGAAGAAGCAGCACCTAAGAAAAGAAACAGAAGAAGGAAAGGTGAGTAA
- the rplP gene encoding 50S ribosomal protein L16 gives MLQPKRTKFRKMRKGRNRGVAAAGNKVDFGEFGLKSTENGRINAREIEAARRAITRYIRRGGKVYIRVFPDVPITGKPLEVRMGSGKGNVEYWVAKVQPGRVLFEIEGVTETVAREAFRLASAKLSVKTAFAERTVL, from the coding sequence ATGTTGCAACCAAAACGTACTAAATTTAGAAAAATGCGTAAAGGTCGTAACCGTGGGGTTGCGGCAGCAGGTAATAAGGTGGATTTTGGCGAGTTCGGATTAAAATCTACTGAAAATGGACGCATCAATGCTCGTGAAATCGAGGCAGCACGTCGTGCGATTACTCGCTATATCCGTCGTGGTGGTAAAGTTTATATCCGTGTTTTCCCTGATGTGCCAATTACTGGTAAACCATTAGAAGTTCGAATGGGTAGTGGTAAAGGTAACGTTGAATACTGGGTAGCAAAAGTTCAACCAGGTCGTGTGCTTTTTGAAATTGAAGGTGTCACGGAAACTGTTGCTCGTGAAGCATTTAGACTTGCTTCTGCAAAGCTATCTGTTAAAACAGCGTTTGCTGAACGTACAGTTCTTTAA
- the rpmC gene encoding 50S ribosomal protein L29 yields the protein MSKVSKATQLREKSVNELREEKLQLQRGLFNLRMQKATGQLEKSHQFKESRREIARINTVLGEKEEGGK from the coding sequence ATGAGTAAAGTATCTAAAGCAACTCAATTAAGAGAAAAGTCTGTTAATGAGTTAAGAGAAGAAAAACTTCAATTGCAACGTGGTTTGTTTAACCTTCGTATGCAAAAGGCAACTGGTCAACTTGAGAAGTCTCACCAGTTTAAAGAGTCTCGTAGAGAAATCGCGAGAATTAACACAGTACTTGGTGAAAAAGAAGAGGGTGGTAAATAA
- the rpsQ gene encoding 30S ribosomal protein S17: MTTAIEQQHARTVIGTVVSNKSDKTITVYVERLVKHPKYQKYVKRSTKFYAHDEANACNIGDIVEIKQVRPISKKKTWDLVRVVEEARG; this comes from the coding sequence ATGACTACTGCTATTGAACAACAACATGCTCGTACTGTGATCGGTACAGTTGTTTCAAACAAAAGTGATAAAACCATTACTGTATATGTAGAAAGATTAGTTAAGCATCCTAAATACCAAAAGTATGTAAAACGCTCAACTAAATTCTATGCGCATGATGAAGCGAATGCATGTAATATTGGTGATATCGTAGAAATCAAACAAGTGCGTCCTATTTCTAAGAAAAAGACTTGGGACTTAGTACGCGTCGTTGAAGAAGCGAGGGGTTAA